From Paenibacillus graminis, a single genomic window includes:
- the hisH gene encoding imidazole glycerol phosphate synthase subunit HisH — MTVAIVDYGMGNLHSVSKAVERLGYKSLVTGEAGEILAADSVILPGVGAFGDAMEHLRESGLDAVVQEAAASGQPLLGICLGMQLLFSSGEEYGTHEGLNLLPGSVVRFAPREGYKVPHMGWNKLDFLQPQSPLFSGLEAGHVYFVHSFHAIMAQQSDLLAVTDYGHPVTAIVGRENVFGMQFHPEKSGELGMKLLGNFLKLKGPQG, encoded by the coding sequence ATGACTGTTGCAATCGTCGATTACGGCATGGGCAATCTGCATAGTGTCAGCAAGGCGGTGGAACGACTCGGGTATAAAAGTCTTGTGACGGGTGAAGCCGGGGAAATTCTGGCTGCCGATAGCGTCATTCTGCCGGGAGTCGGTGCTTTTGGCGATGCGATGGAGCATCTGCGGGAGAGCGGGCTGGATGCTGTGGTCCAAGAGGCCGCAGCTTCAGGCCAGCCGCTTTTGGGGATATGCCTCGGCATGCAGCTGCTGTTCAGCAGCGGCGAAGAGTACGGCACCCACGAAGGCCTGAATCTTCTGCCTGGCTCGGTAGTGCGTTTTGCGCCCCGTGAGGGCTATAAAGTGCCGCATATGGGCTGGAACAAGCTGGACTTTCTGCAGCCGCAGAGTCCTCTGTTCTCAGGGCTTGAAGCAGGACATGTGTATTTTGTCCACTCTTTCCATGCCATCATGGCACAGCAGAGCGATCTGCTTGCTGTCACAGATTACGGGCATCCGGTTACGGCTATTGTAGGCCGGGAGAATGTATTCGGTATGCAGTTTCACCCGGAGAAGAGCGGGGAGCTGGGGATGAAGCTGCTGGGTAATTTTTTGAAGCTGAAGGGCCCGCAGGGGTAA
- the hisA gene encoding 1-(5-phosphoribosyl)-5-[(5-phosphoribosylamino)methylideneamino]imidazole-4-carboxamide isomerase, with the protein MSSFIVYPAIDIRDGKCVRLQQGDYNQETIYNDSPVSVAKSWEEQGGKFIHLVDLDGAKAGHPVNDAIIGAIAKNAGVPVQVGGGLRTLADVEKLLGLGVSRVIIGTAAINDHAFTEAVLAKYGDKVAIGIDARGGYVATHGWLNTSEVRAEDLAKELAAKGAETFIYTDISRDGMMQGPNIEGILSMAATSGKTVIASGGVTSLDDLLRLSVHSGSGIGGAIVGKALYTGNIDLAEALQALDSN; encoded by the coding sequence ATGTCTTCTTTTATCGTATATCCGGCAATTGATATCCGGGATGGAAAATGCGTCAGACTGCAGCAGGGGGACTACAATCAGGAAACCATATATAATGACAGTCCGGTGAGCGTGGCCAAATCGTGGGAAGAGCAGGGCGGCAAATTTATTCACCTCGTCGATTTGGACGGTGCCAAAGCCGGACATCCGGTGAATGATGCCATCATCGGGGCGATTGCCAAAAACGCAGGCGTCCCTGTGCAGGTAGGCGGAGGACTCCGTACGCTTGCGGATGTCGAGAAACTGCTGGGTCTCGGCGTCAGCCGGGTCATTATCGGCACTGCGGCTATTAACGATCATGCGTTCACAGAGGCTGTGCTCGCCAAATACGGCGACAAGGTTGCGATCGGGATCGATGCCCGGGGCGGTTATGTAGCCACTCATGGCTGGCTGAACACCTCTGAGGTGCGTGCGGAGGACTTGGCTAAGGAGTTGGCAGCCAAAGGCGCCGAAACGTTCATCTACACCGACATTTCACGCGACGGTATGATGCAGGGACCTAACATCGAGGGCATCCTGTCCATGGCTGCTACCAGCGGCAAAACCGTTATTGCTTCGGGCGGTGTAACAAGTCTGGACGACCTGCTGCGTCTTAGCGTACATAGCGGCAGCGGTATCGGCGGAGCAATTGTTGGCAAAGCGCTCTACACCGGCAATATTGATCTGGCTGAAGCACTGCAGGCGCTGGACAGTAATTAG
- the hisB gene encoding imidazoleglycerol-phosphate dehydratase HisB, with protein sequence MESNNEAGVVRKAGLSRKTNETDIKLSLAVDGSGVSGLETDVPFLNHMLDLFTKHGQFDLSVQARGDIEIDDHHTVEDIGICLGQAFREALGDKKGIKRYANVFIPMDEALAQVVIDISNRPHFEYRATYPSQQVGSFSTELVHEFLWKFALEARITLHVIVHYGSNTHHMIEAIFKALGRALDEATLIDPRVKGVPSTKGVL encoded by the coding sequence ATGGAAAGTAACAACGAGGCTGGAGTTGTGCGTAAGGCCGGACTAAGCCGCAAAACAAACGAAACGGATATTAAGCTTTCCCTGGCCGTGGACGGCAGCGGGGTCTCGGGGCTGGAAACGGATGTGCCGTTTCTGAATCATATGCTGGATTTATTCACGAAGCACGGCCAGTTTGATCTGTCTGTGCAGGCGCGGGGCGACATCGAAATTGATGATCACCACACAGTAGAAGATATCGGTATCTGTCTGGGCCAGGCGTTCCGTGAAGCGCTGGGCGACAAAAAAGGCATCAAACGCTACGCCAATGTCTTCATCCCTATGGATGAAGCGCTGGCTCAGGTAGTCATCGACATCAGCAACCGGCCGCATTTTGAGTACCGGGCAACGTACCCTTCACAACAGGTGGGCAGCTTTTCAACGGAGCTGGTGCATGAATTTCTATGGAAATTCGCGCTGGAGGCGCGGATCACTCTGCACGTAATCGTACATTACGGCTCCAATACCCATCACATGATCGAAGCGATATTCAAGGCACTGGGACGGGCGCTGGATGAGGCCACACTGATTGACCCGCGCGTGAAGGGTGTGCCTTCCACGAAGGGAGTGCTGTAG